A genomic segment from Stappia indica encodes:
- a CDS encoding CobW family GTP-binding protein yields MTLSQDSKIPVTVLTGYLGAGKTTLLNRILSENHGTRYAVIVNEFGEIGIDNDLLVESDEEIFEMNNGCICCTVRGDLIRTVENLMKRKGSFDAIVVETTGVADPAPVAQTFFMDEDVRSKAKLDAVVAVVDCRHVLQRLADTDEAEDQIAFADVILLNKTDLVTADELKAVETRIQSINPYAKRIRSERCAVPLDEVLNRGAFDLERILSLDPHFLEEAEHTHECGPDCGHDHDHHGHDHHHHDHDHGHDHHHHHDHDAPHSVKSVSMTAGELDPQVFFRWIGDMTQVNGPNILRLKGIIAFKDDPQRYVVQGVHMILEGDHQREWKDGEARTSRLVVIGRELDFDALEVAFKACEA; encoded by the coding sequence ATGACCCTATCCCAGGACAGCAAGATCCCCGTTACCGTGCTGACGGGCTATCTCGGCGCCGGCAAGACGACGCTGCTCAACCGCATTCTCAGCGAGAACCACGGCACCCGCTATGCGGTGATCGTCAACGAGTTCGGCGAGATCGGTATCGACAACGACCTGCTCGTCGAATCCGACGAGGAAATCTTCGAGATGAACAACGGCTGCATCTGTTGCACCGTTCGCGGTGACCTGATCCGCACCGTCGAGAACCTGATGAAGCGCAAGGGCAGCTTCGACGCCATCGTGGTCGAGACCACGGGCGTTGCCGATCCGGCCCCGGTCGCGCAGACCTTCTTCATGGACGAGGACGTGCGGTCGAAGGCCAAGCTCGATGCGGTCGTTGCCGTCGTCGACTGCCGCCACGTGCTGCAGCGGCTGGCGGACACGGACGAGGCCGAGGACCAGATCGCCTTCGCCGACGTGATCCTGCTCAACAAGACCGACCTGGTGACCGCCGACGAGCTGAAGGCCGTCGAGACTCGCATCCAGTCGATCAATCCCTATGCCAAGCGGATCCGCAGCGAGCGCTGCGCGGTTCCGCTGGACGAGGTGCTGAACCGCGGCGCCTTCGACCTGGAGCGGATCCTGTCGCTCGATCCGCATTTCCTGGAAGAGGCCGAGCACACGCACGAATGCGGGCCGGACTGCGGCCACGACCACGACCATCACGGCCATGACCATCACCATCATGACCATGATCACGGACATGATCACCACCATCATCACGACCATGACGCACCGCATTCGGTGAAGAGCGTGTCTATGACGGCGGGCGAACTCGACCCGCAGGTCTTCTTCCGCTGGATCGGCGACATGACCCAGGTCAACGGGCCGAACATCCTGCGGCTCAAGGGCATCATCGCCTTCAAGGACGATCCGCAGCGCTATGTGGTGCAGGGCGTTCACATGATCCTGGAGGGCGACCACCAGCGTGAGTGGAAGGACGGGGAAGCCCGCACCAGCCGCCTGGTGGTGATCGGCCGCGAGCTCGATTTCGATGCGCTCGAAGTCGCGTTCAAGGCGTGCGAGGCCTGA
- a CDS encoding methylated-DNA--[protein]-cysteine S-methyltransferase, with protein MSDVAHLDTPVGPLEIEAERDAVVRVGWGRRRDPSPSPLLEEALEQLRRYFAGDLTRFDLPLAPAGNEFQQSVFRELLAIPYGETRTYGDLAARLSTFGQPVGQACGANPIPVIIPCHRVLSAGGLGGYSGEGGSETKIALLKLEGGFPFLL; from the coding sequence GTGAGCGATGTTGCCCATCTCGATACTCCCGTCGGCCCTCTCGAGATCGAGGCCGAGCGCGATGCCGTCGTGCGCGTCGGCTGGGGGCGCCGGCGCGATCCGTCGCCGTCACCGCTGCTGGAGGAGGCGCTCGAGCAGTTGCGGCGCTATTTCGCCGGCGACCTGACGCGCTTCGACTTGCCTCTGGCGCCGGCCGGCAACGAATTCCAGCAGTCGGTGTTTCGCGAGTTGCTGGCCATTCCCTATGGCGAGACGCGCACTTATGGCGACCTTGCGGCCCGGCTCTCCACCTTTGGCCAGCCGGTGGGGCAGGCGTGCGGCGCCAACCCGATCCCGGTGATCATTCCCTGTCACCGGGTGCTGTCGGCCGGCGGTCTCGGCGGGTATTCGGGGGAAGGGGGCAGTGAGACCAAGATCGCGCTCTTGAAGCTCGAGGGCGGCTTTCCGTTCCTGCTCTAA
- a CDS encoding pyridoxal phosphate-dependent aminotransferase, giving the protein MLKTIEGFNRIGEENAFAVLARATELARTGKDIINLGIGQPDFRTPDHIVEAAVKALRDGHHGYTPATGILPLREGVAADIEKRTGVAVDPDKVVVVPGGKVTMFMAILMFGEPGAEILYPDPGFPIYRSMIEFTGATPVPVPIREENDFAFSAEETLGLLTPNTRLIILNSPANPTGGVTPRAEIEKLVAGLAARPDIAILSDEIYGQMTYDGAVHTSLLEFEAIRDRLILLDGWSKTYAMTGWRMGYAVWPQVLIDKARKLAVNCWSCVNAPAQYAGLAALEGPQDAVADMMREFDKRRKLVVDGLNALPGVSARTPMGAFYAFPNISATGWKAKPLASALLEETGVATIGGPDFGILGEGYIRLSYANSAENIARALERMGEFLSDKAK; this is encoded by the coding sequence ATGCTGAAAACCATCGAAGGCTTCAACAGGATCGGCGAGGAGAACGCCTTCGCCGTGCTGGCGCGCGCCACCGAACTCGCCCGCACCGGCAAGGACATCATCAATCTCGGCATCGGCCAACCCGATTTCCGCACGCCCGACCACATCGTCGAGGCGGCGGTGAAGGCGCTGCGCGACGGCCATCACGGCTATACGCCGGCAACCGGTATCCTGCCCCTGCGCGAAGGCGTTGCCGCCGACATCGAGAAGCGGACCGGCGTTGCCGTCGATCCCGACAAGGTCGTCGTCGTGCCGGGCGGCAAGGTCACCATGTTCATGGCGATCCTGATGTTCGGAGAGCCCGGCGCGGAAATCCTCTATCCAGATCCCGGCTTTCCCATCTACCGCTCGATGATCGAGTTCACCGGCGCAACGCCGGTGCCGGTGCCGATCCGCGAGGAAAACGACTTCGCCTTCTCCGCGGAGGAAACGCTCGGCCTGCTGACGCCGAATACCCGCCTGATCATTCTCAACTCGCCCGCCAACCCGACCGGCGGCGTGACGCCGCGCGCCGAGATCGAGAAGCTGGTGGCCGGCCTTGCCGCACGTCCCGACATCGCCATCCTGTCGGACGAGATCTACGGCCAGATGACCTATGACGGTGCGGTCCACACCTCGCTGCTGGAGTTCGAGGCGATCCGCGACCGGCTGATCCTGCTCGACGGCTGGTCGAAGACCTATGCCATGACCGGCTGGCGCATGGGCTATGCGGTCTGGCCGCAGGTCCTGATCGACAAGGCGCGCAAGCTCGCGGTCAACTGCTGGTCCTGCGTCAACGCACCGGCCCAATATGCCGGCCTCGCCGCGCTGGAGGGGCCGCAGGATGCGGTCGCCGACATGATGCGGGAGTTCGACAAGCGCCGGAAGCTGGTGGTGGACGGTCTGAATGCCCTGCCCGGCGTCAGCGCACGCACGCCGATGGGCGCCTTCTACGCCTTTCCCAACATCTCCGCGACCGGCTGGAAGGCGAAGCCCCTGGCAAGCGCGCTGCTGGAGGAAACCGGCGTTGCCACCATCGGCGGGCCGGATTTCGGCATTCTCGGCGAGGGCTATATCCGCCTGTCCTACGCAAACTCGGCCGAAAACATCGCCCGCGCGCTGGAGCGCATGGGCGAGTTCCTGTCGGACAAGGCCAAGTAG
- a CDS encoding AprI/Inh family metalloprotease inhibitor has protein sequence MALHMQRIGVLVAVTLFSLVFFGTGFIGAQPVEARVAGHWQLIDEVSGTVCRLDLTAEAAGGLFPQDAFRADMSACTSPAGGELPQLGWRVPPEGGIEFVLANGSVLAAFDVGESEGLASVAPAGVFLLLVPEQAVALSALIPTAR, from the coding sequence ATGGCGCTTCACATGCAACGGATCGGCGTTCTCGTCGCCGTCACGCTGTTCTCGCTGGTGTTCTTCGGCACCGGCTTCATCGGAGCACAGCCGGTCGAGGCGCGCGTCGCAGGTCACTGGCAGCTGATCGACGAGGTGTCCGGGACCGTCTGCCGGCTCGACCTGACGGCCGAGGCGGCCGGCGGCCTCTTTCCGCAGGACGCCTTCCGCGCCGACATGAGCGCATGCACGAGCCCGGCCGGCGGCGAACTGCCGCAACTGGGCTGGCGCGTGCCGCCGGAGGGCGGCATCGAGTTCGTGCTCGCCAATGGCAGCGTGCTTGCCGCCTTCGATGTGGGCGAGAGCGAGGGTCTGGCCTCGGTGGCGCCGGCTGGCGTTTTCCTGCTCCTCGTGCCCGAGCAGGCCGTCGCGCTGTCGGCGCTCATTCCGACAGCGCGCTGA
- a CDS encoding 2-hydroxyacid dehydrogenase, with translation MALAEILMLGRMLPLVETSLDKHFTVHRVAAADVAALPADLCARIQAVAGGAHVPVNAALIDRLPSLEIVANFGVGYDSVDARYCAAKGICVTNTPDVLSEEVADTAMSLLLMSARELPAAERYLRAGQWVAKGPFPLTRATLRGRKLGILGLGRIGKAIARRAEAFGLEIHYHGRSRQPDVAYRYHETLLGMAEACDTLMVVAPGGASTKGIVNAEVLTALGPEGIVVNVGRGTVIDEPALVTALQDGTILSAGLDVFEDEPRVPQALIDMDHVVLLPHVGSASQHTRNAMGQLVVDNLLSWFREGKPVTPVAETPFVRKV, from the coding sequence ATGGCGCTGGCCGAAATCCTGATGCTCGGACGTATGCTGCCACTGGTGGAGACGAGCCTCGACAAGCACTTCACCGTTCACCGGGTGGCGGCGGCGGATGTGGCCGCATTGCCCGCCGATCTGTGCGCGCGCATTCAGGCGGTGGCAGGCGGGGCGCATGTTCCGGTCAACGCCGCGCTGATCGACCGGCTGCCGTCGCTGGAGATCGTCGCCAATTTCGGTGTCGGCTACGATTCCGTCGATGCCCGCTACTGCGCGGCGAAGGGCATTTGCGTCACCAACACGCCCGACGTCCTGAGCGAGGAAGTCGCCGACACCGCCATGAGCCTGCTCTTGATGTCGGCGCGCGAACTGCCGGCGGCCGAGCGCTACCTGCGCGCCGGCCAGTGGGTGGCCAAGGGGCCGTTCCCGCTGACCCGTGCGACGCTGCGCGGGCGCAAGCTCGGCATTCTCGGTCTCGGCCGTATCGGCAAGGCGATCGCCAGGCGCGCCGAGGCCTTTGGCCTCGAGATCCACTATCACGGGCGCTCGCGCCAGCCCGATGTCGCCTATCGCTATCACGAGACGTTGCTCGGCATGGCCGAGGCCTGCGACACGCTGATGGTGGTGGCACCCGGCGGCGCGTCCACAAAGGGGATCGTCAATGCCGAGGTGCTGACGGCGCTCGGGCCGGAGGGCATCGTCGTCAATGTCGGCCGCGGGACGGTCATCGACGAGCCGGCGCTGGTGACGGCCTTGCAGGACGGGACGATACTGTCCGCCGGTCTCGATGTGTTCGAGGACGAGCCGCGCGTGCCGCAGGCGCTCATCGACATGGATCACGTGGTTCTGCTGCCGCATGTCGGGTCGGCCTCGCAGCATACCCGCAACGCCATGGGCCAGCTCGTCGTCGACAACCTGCTGTCCTGGTTCCGGGAGGGGAAGCCGGTCACCCCGGTTGCCGAGACGCCTTTCGTGCGAAAGGTCTGA
- a CDS encoding LacI family DNA-binding transcriptional regulator has translation MSDRSSSNRDRPGRPAGETGASSSRASSRSAHRRITLGDMAAELQVSTATVSLALRNSPLVAAETRERIKAHARSVGYIYNRSAAALRTARSNMVGIAVHDILNPYFAEIFRALEDELGREQQVVLICNHRDDVRRQRSFVDSLLQHRIDGLLLCASVDTTAEEINQLVETGIPVTLICRDVEGARAPVVRGDDIAGGRMLTEHLIAQGHERIAMVGGRRRSSAGRDRNLGWRQALEAAGLDPAAQVDIPELMTQADGRDAVPALLAAQPRPTAVFGFNDLIAFGLIDALKRAGVEPGSGMAVGGYDDTDGAAGGSPSLTSVGNNPGRIGREAAELILRQIGGEAVGDERRMIAPALNIRESTPPPKGAAG, from the coding sequence GTGAGCGACAGATCTTCCTCGAACCGGGATCGTCCCGGCAGGCCGGCAGGCGAGACCGGAGCCTCGTCCTCGCGTGCCTCCTCTCGCAGCGCGCACCGGCGCATCACGCTCGGCGACATGGCGGCAGAGCTTCAGGTCTCGACCGCCACGGTATCGCTCGCCCTGCGCAATTCGCCTCTTGTCGCGGCGGAAACCCGCGAACGGATCAAGGCGCATGCCCGTAGCGTCGGCTATATCTACAATCGCTCGGCTGCAGCCTTGCGCACAGCGCGCTCCAACATGGTCGGCATTGCCGTCCACGACATCCTCAACCCGTATTTCGCCGAGATCTTCCGCGCGCTGGAGGATGAGCTGGGGCGGGAGCAGCAGGTCGTCCTGATCTGCAATCACCGGGACGACGTGCGGCGCCAGCGCAGTTTCGTCGACAGCCTGCTGCAGCACCGGATCGATGGTCTGCTTCTGTGCGCCTCCGTCGACACCACTGCCGAGGAAATCAACCAGCTGGTCGAGACCGGCATCCCGGTGACGCTGATCTGCCGCGATGTGGAGGGAGCGCGTGCCCCGGTGGTGCGCGGCGACGATATCGCCGGCGGGCGGATGCTCACCGAGCATCTGATTGCGCAAGGGCACGAACGCATCGCCATGGTGGGCGGCAGACGCCGCAGCTCGGCCGGACGCGACCGCAATCTCGGCTGGCGCCAGGCGCTGGAGGCTGCGGGTCTCGATCCGGCCGCCCAGGTGGACATCCCCGAGCTGATGACACAGGCGGACGGGCGCGATGCCGTGCCGGCGCTTCTTGCGGCGCAGCCGCGACCGACGGCCGTCTTCGGCTTCAACGATCTCATCGCCTTCGGGCTGATCGACGCTTTGAAGCGAGCCGGGGTCGAGCCGGGGAGCGGGATGGCGGTCGGCGGCTATGACGACACCGACGGAGCCGCTGGCGGTTCGCCGTCGCTCACGTCGGTCGGCAACAATCCGGGTCGCATCGGCCGCGAGGCGGCGGAGCTGATCCTGCGCCAGATCGGCGGCGAAGCGGTCGGCGACGAGCGTCGCATGATTGCGCCGGCCCTCAACATCCGCGAGAGCACTCCGCCGCCGAAAGGGGCTGCGGGGTGA
- a CDS encoding DMT family transporter yields the protein MDSLQRAVSDWRQLIPERFVGIALICFAFLCFSCLDTTAKYLGQYLPTEQVVWMRFMTHIFYGILLFRLWRTPQVLHTRRWGLQILRALCLLGSTAFNFFAIRYMQLAETVSIMFATPFVVTALAGPLLNEWAGMRRWMAIIVGFIGILVVTRPGFGEMHWAALLSVCSMLCYAIYVLTTRMLTQTDSPVGMLMISAIVAATAIAPFGISAWQMPSSAWHWVLLLATGALGGIGHFALIRAHVLAPAPVLAPFMYTQILWMVALGYLVFADVPTVYTVIGASIVTASGLYILYRERKISKAEVAADAASLGRG from the coding sequence TTGGATTCCCTGCAACGGGCGGTCAGCGACTGGCGCCAGCTCATTCCGGAGCGTTTCGTCGGCATTGCGCTGATCTGTTTCGCCTTCCTGTGTTTTTCCTGCCTCGATACGACGGCGAAGTATCTCGGCCAGTATCTGCCGACCGAGCAGGTCGTGTGGATGCGTTTCATGACGCATATCTTCTACGGCATCCTGCTGTTCCGTCTCTGGCGTACGCCGCAGGTGCTGCACACGCGCCGCTGGGGCCTGCAGATTCTCAGGGCTCTTTGCCTGTTGGGCTCGACGGCGTTCAACTTCTTCGCGATCCGCTACATGCAGCTGGCCGAGACGGTGTCGATCATGTTCGCGACGCCCTTCGTGGTGACCGCGCTGGCCGGGCCGCTGCTCAACGAGTGGGCCGGCATGCGCCGGTGGATGGCGATCATCGTCGGCTTCATCGGCATTCTGGTCGTCACGCGGCCGGGCTTCGGCGAGATGCACTGGGCGGCCCTGCTCTCGGTCTGCTCGATGCTCTGCTATGCGATCTACGTGCTGACAACACGCATGCTGACGCAGACCGATTCACCGGTCGGAATGCTGATGATCTCCGCCATCGTTGCCGCTACGGCAATCGCACCCTTCGGTATTTCCGCCTGGCAGATGCCGTCCAGTGCCTGGCACTGGGTGCTGCTGCTGGCGACCGGCGCGCTGGGCGGCATCGGCCATTTCGCGCTGATCCGTGCACATGTGCTGGCGCCGGCCCCGGTGCTGGCGCCTTTCATGTATACGCAGATCCTGTGGATGGTGGCGCTCGGCTATCTCGTCTTCGCCGATGTTCCGACCGTCTACACGGTGATCGGCGCGTCCATCGTCACCGCTTCGGGCCTCTACATCCTCTATCGCGAGCGCAAGATCTCGAAGGCAGAGGTTGCGGCCGACGCCGCATCGCTGGGGCGGGGGTAG
- a CDS encoding MarR family winged helix-turn-helix transcriptional regulator: MAFNYKKSVTFRLAQTAKAHRSRAGIHLSRIGLHPGQEAVLKVLSEGDGQTMSQLAAVLSVQPPTITKMVTRLSAQGFLRRAASETDGRLARVFLTDEGRALVETIDRAWKRLEREALAGLDEKDRKKLRKLLRQVEKNLGSRTVDEVDLEVDDPE, translated from the coding sequence ATGGCGTTCAATTACAAAAAGAGCGTGACGTTTCGCCTGGCTCAAACGGCCAAGGCCCATCGTTCGCGCGCAGGCATCCACCTCTCCCGGATCGGGCTTCATCCGGGCCAGGAAGCCGTGCTCAAGGTCCTGTCGGAAGGTGACGGCCAGACCATGAGCCAGCTTGCGGCCGTACTCTCGGTACAGCCGCCGACCATCACCAAGATGGTGACGCGCCTTTCGGCGCAGGGTTTCCTGCGCCGCGCGGCTTCCGAAACCGACGGGCGCCTTGCCCGGGTCTTCCTTACCGACGAGGGCCGGGCGCTGGTCGAGACAATCGATCGGGCATGGAAGCGTCTCGAACGGGAGGCGCTTGCCGGTCTCGACGAGAAGGACCGCAAGAAGCTGCGCAAGCTGCTCAGGCAGGTCGAGAAGAACCTCGGCTCGCGGACCGTCGACGAGGTCGATCTCGAGGTCGACGACCCCGAATAG